In Mastigocladopsis repens PCC 10914, a single window of DNA contains:
- the thiC gene encoding phosphomethylpyrimidine synthase, which yields MRTEWVAKRRGQSNVTQMHYARQGVITEEMHYVAQREKLPVELVRDEVARGRMIIPANVNHTNLEPMCIGIASKCKVNANIGASPNSSHLEEEVAKLELAVKYGADTVMDLSTGGGNLDEIRSAIIKASPVPIGTVPVYQALESVHGNIEKLTPDDFLHVIEKHAQQGVSYQTIHAGILIEHLPLVRSRITGIVSRGGGILARWMLHHHKQNPLYTHLRDIIEIFKKYDVSFSFGDSLRPGCTHDASDEAQLAELKTLGQLTRKAWEHDVQVMVEGPGHVPMDQIEFNVKKQMEECSEAPFYVLGPLVTDIAPGYDHITSAIGAAMAGWYGTAMLCYVTPKEHLGLPNAEDVRNGLIAYKIAAHAADIARHRPGARDRDDELSSARYNFDWNRQFELSLDPERAREYHDETLPADIYKTAEFCSMCGPKFCPMQTKVDADALTELEKFLAKDKEAVTHS from the coding sequence CCGTCAGGGTGTCATCACAGAAGAAATGCATTACGTCGCCCAACGGGAAAAACTTCCCGTTGAGTTAGTTAGAGACGAAGTGGCGCGGGGACGGATGATTATCCCTGCTAACGTGAACCACACGAACTTGGAGCCAATGTGTATTGGTATCGCCTCCAAGTGTAAGGTCAATGCTAATATCGGCGCGAGTCCCAACTCTTCCCACCTTGAGGAAGAGGTTGCAAAGCTGGAACTGGCGGTGAAGTATGGCGCTGATACCGTGATGGACTTGTCCACTGGTGGCGGTAACTTGGATGAAATTCGTAGTGCCATTATCAAAGCTTCACCCGTTCCCATTGGTACTGTGCCAGTGTACCAAGCTTTAGAAAGCGTCCACGGCAACATTGAAAAGCTAACACCGGATGACTTTCTTCATGTCATTGAAAAACACGCCCAGCAGGGAGTAAGCTATCAAACCATCCACGCTGGAATTTTGATCGAGCATTTGCCTTTGGTGAGAAGCCGCATCACTGGCATTGTGTCTCGTGGTGGAGGCATTTTGGCAAGGTGGATGCTACACCATCATAAGCAAAACCCGCTTTATACCCACTTGCGCGACATCATCGAAATTTTCAAGAAATACGATGTTTCCTTTAGTTTCGGTGATTCCCTGCGTCCTGGTTGTACCCATGATGCTTCTGATGAGGCACAATTAGCTGAACTGAAAACTCTCGGACAATTAACCCGCAAAGCTTGGGAGCATGACGTACAGGTCATGGTAGAAGGTCCTGGACACGTCCCGATGGATCAAATTGAGTTCAACGTCAAAAAGCAGATGGAAGAGTGTTCTGAAGCACCTTTCTACGTGCTGGGACCATTGGTGACGGACATCGCCCCTGGTTACGACCACATCACTTCCGCAATTGGGGCAGCAATGGCTGGCTGGTACGGTACCGCTATGCTGTGTTACGTAACACCAAAAGAACACTTGGGCTTACCCAATGCTGAAGATGTACGTAACGGTTTGATTGCCTACAAGATAGCAGCTCACGCAGCAGATATTGCTAGGCACCGCCCAGGCGCAAGAGACAGAGACGATGAACTATCTAGCGCCCGTTACAACTTCGACTGGAACCGTCAGTTTGAATTATCACTCGACCCCGAAAGAGCGAGGGAATATCACGACGAAACTCTCCCAGCGGACATTTACAAAACTGCTGAGTTTTGTTCGATGTGTGGTCCCAAGTTCTGCCCAATGCAAACCAAAGTTGATGCTGATGCGCTGACAGAACTGGAGAAGTTCTTAGCAAAGGATAAGGAAGCGGTAACCCACAGTTAG